Proteins found in one Candidatus Binatia bacterium genomic segment:
- a CDS encoding type II toxin-antitoxin system Phd/YefM family antitoxin: MALCERVGEVPRFDECLHRSDAHTGAADIVEGHDEEIVITRNGRAAAVLVNPADLESWKETATVRADANLVAEIRRGLRALTRGKAKLYTLDELFAD, translated from the coding sequence ATGGCGCTGTGCGAGCGGGTCGGCGAAGTCCCCCGCTTCGATGAGTGCCTCCACCGCTCGGACGCGCATACGGGCGCGGCGGATATAGTCGAGGGGCACGACGAGGAGATAGTCATCACCCGTAACGGCCGCGCCGCGGCGGTGTTGGTGAATCCTGCCGACCTCGAGAGCTGGAAGGAGACGGCAACGGTGCGTGCCGATGCGAATCTCGTCGCCGAGATCCGGCGCGGTCTCCGGGCCCTGACGCGCGGTAAAGCAAAGCTCTACACATTGGACGAACTGTTCGCCGACTGA
- a CDS encoding alanine racemase yields the protein MRERIAASRCLSVRDGHLCVDDLRAADLVERFGSPLFVLSETQLRENYRRYRDALAAGWPDGPVDVLPAFKANLSLAARRILSAEGAGADVYSPGELAGVMTTGVDPERVSVNGGGKSREHLANCVAAGVRITVEDLDEIDTIEEVAATLGRRARIRLRVKPPLPSLWKPTDFARLLIPIDLGFQVYKSGIPREYLVDLGRRALALPHVELVGLHLHAGRHAASLWYWRGLMRHFADLVADLCDAWGGWRPAELDVGGGMAAPRDPHSRMLERGEFLASLVGFPVLTALRALGVTAYHAALARLTGALLQEHPPRPLAPSIEDYAATITAALRERLQARGVSPRGVRLQAEPGRGLYGDCGLHLTRVKVVKRQTEPIPLAWVLTDTTEFFLACGTMEANRYDVVVADAVDAPATMTAEIVGHSCGADRLAPSARVPALRPGQVLAFLDTGAYQEASASNFNALPRPATVLVAGDRAEIVKTAERVEDVFARDVIPARLAAPAPRSVRSA from the coding sequence ATGCGAGAACGCATTGCCGCGAGCCGGTGCCTGAGCGTTCGCGACGGCCATCTCTGTGTCGACGACCTGCGTGCCGCCGACCTGGTGGAGCGCTTCGGCTCGCCGCTGTTCGTCCTCTCGGAGACCCAACTCCGCGAGAACTATCGGCGCTATCGCGACGCCCTCGCCGCCGGTTGGCCCGATGGCCCGGTCGACGTGCTGCCCGCCTTCAAGGCTAACCTCTCCCTCGCGGCGCGCCGCATCTTGAGCGCCGAGGGCGCCGGGGCCGACGTCTACTCGCCCGGAGAGCTCGCCGGCGTGATGACCACGGGGGTGGATCCGGAGCGCGTCTCCGTTAACGGCGGTGGCAAGTCTCGCGAGCACCTCGCCAACTGCGTCGCCGCGGGCGTCCGCATCACGGTCGAGGACCTGGACGAAATCGACACCATCGAGGAGGTCGCCGCGACACTCGGCCGGCGCGCCCGCATCCGCCTGCGGGTCAAGCCTCCACTCCCGAGCCTCTGGAAGCCGACGGATTTCGCCCGGCTCCTGATTCCGATCGACCTCGGATTCCAGGTCTACAAGTCGGGCATCCCCCGCGAATACCTGGTCGACCTGGGCCGGCGCGCGCTCGCGCTGCCGCACGTCGAGCTCGTCGGCTTGCACCTTCACGCCGGACGGCACGCGGCGAGCCTGTGGTACTGGCGCGGCCTCATGCGGCACTTCGCCGATCTGGTCGCCGACCTCTGCGACGCGTGGGGCGGATGGCGTCCCGCCGAGCTCGATGTCGGCGGCGGCATGGCGGCACCGCGTGACCCGCACTCGCGCATGCTGGAACGGGGGGAGTTCCTGGCCTCGCTCGTGGGGTTCCCGGTGCTGACCGCGCTGCGTGCGCTCGGGGTAACCGCCTACCACGCAGCGCTCGCGCGACTCACGGGAGCGCTTCTCCAGGAGCACCCGCCGCGCCCGCTGGCGCCCAGCATCGAGGACTACGCCGCCACCATCACGGCGGCGCTCCGCGAGCGCCTGCAAGCCCGCGGCGTGTCCCCGCGGGGCGTGCGCCTGCAAGCCGAGCCCGGGCGAGGTCTCTACGGCGATTGCGGCCTCCATCTCACCCGCGTGAAGGTGGTGAAGCGGCAGACCGAGCCCATCCCGCTCGCCTGGGTGCTTACCGATACCACCGAGTTCTTCCTGGCCTGCGGGACGATGGAGGCCAATCGTTACGACGTCGTGGTGGCGGACGCCGTCGACGCCCCGGCGACCATGACCGCCGAGATCGTCGGCCATTCCTGCGGAGCGGATCGTCTCGCACCGAGCGCCCGGGTTCCGGCGCTGCGCCCCGGACAGGTGCTGGCTTTTCTCGACACCGGGGCTTACCAGGAAGCCTCGGCATCGAACTTCAACGCCCTGCCCCGCCCGGCGACGGTCCTCGTCGCTGGCGACCGGGCCGAGATCGTAAAGACCGCCGAGCGCGTCGAGGACGTCTTCGCGCGTGACGTCATCCCGGCGCGGCTCGCCGCTCCCGCGCCACGATCCGTCCGCTCGGCCTGA
- a CDS encoding TetR/AcrR family transcriptional regulator, whose protein sequence is MTALVHRKGHAERLDRGRAEMRERICAAAMRLFLEDGFEQTSMRRIAAAIGYSPGAIYSYFEDKDEILYALHIEGFGKLREALQVIDPALPARERLRLGGEAYLRFAFEHPEYYDLMFITSHTVARIREQERWDVGWDTYDFLRDLVRAAMADGVLPAGDLEAATFAMWASMHGIAALVIRGRCPMIPQADVGAVVASAFAWQQARLTRPTVARRRPAARRSVKRVRK, encoded by the coding sequence ATGACGGCGCTGGTACACAGGAAGGGGCATGCCGAGCGGCTCGATCGGGGGCGGGCCGAGATGCGGGAGCGGATCTGTGCCGCGGCGATGCGACTGTTCCTGGAAGACGGATTCGAGCAGACGTCGATGCGGCGGATCGCCGCCGCCATCGGCTACAGCCCCGGTGCCATCTACTCGTACTTCGAGGACAAGGACGAGATTCTCTACGCGCTGCACATCGAAGGGTTCGGGAAGCTGCGTGAGGCTCTGCAGGTCATCGATCCGGCATTGCCGGCACGCGAGCGCCTGCGGCTCGGGGGCGAGGCGTACCTGCGCTTCGCCTTCGAGCATCCCGAGTACTACGACTTGATGTTCATCACCTCGCACACCGTCGCGCGTATCCGCGAGCAGGAACGCTGGGACGTCGGCTGGGACACGTACGATTTCCTTCGCGACCTCGTCCGCGCCGCGATGGCCGACGGGGTGTTGCCGGCCGGCGATCTCGAGGCGGCGACGTTCGCCATGTGGGCGAGCATGCACGGCATCGCCGCCCTCGTCATCCGCGGCCGGTGTCCGATGATTCCGCAAGCCGACGTCGGCGCCGTGGTCGCCAGCGCCTTCGCATGGCAGCAGGCGCGCCTGACGCGCCCGACCGTTGCCCGGCGGCGGCCGGCGGCCCGGCGCAGTGTAAAGAGGGTCAGAAAATGA
- a CDS encoding efflux RND transporter periplasmic adaptor subunit, with translation MMHSIRSGAPLMALVALSMSGCGPRTVASVRSGDEVEARAVRLASVVRTEAAEPIRAAGLLLGKEESRLSFKVGGVVQEVLVDEGARVTAGALLATLRPEEVVGRVTQAHRAFEKAQRDLDRLDRLHDMGIVATGNLDDARTQRDVARAALDVARFDAQYASIHAPADGVVLERLAEPAELVSPGTPVLRFKTATEGWVVRVGLPDRDVVRVQLGDAAMVTSQAYPGRHFGGRVTQIAGAAAPATGTFDLEVAVDPDGATFYSGLYVAIDVEPTRREPVAIVPVDAFLEGNGDRGIVLALAADGKTARRVPVQVAFLDGDRVALRAGLDGIDRVVTDGAAWLREGAPVRVLPPNGEAAKP, from the coding sequence ATGATGCATTCGATCCGTTCGGGGGCGCCGCTGATGGCGCTCGTGGCGCTGTCCATGTCTGGCTGCGGCCCGCGCACGGTCGCCTCGGTGCGGTCGGGCGACGAGGTGGAAGCGCGCGCCGTGCGGCTGGCGTCGGTGGTGCGCACCGAGGCCGCGGAGCCGATCCGCGCGGCCGGCCTGTTGCTCGGCAAGGAAGAGTCGCGCCTGTCCTTCAAGGTTGGCGGGGTCGTGCAGGAGGTGCTGGTCGACGAGGGCGCACGCGTTACCGCCGGCGCGCTCCTTGCGACGCTGCGGCCCGAGGAGGTCGTGGGCCGGGTTACCCAGGCCCATCGCGCCTTCGAGAAGGCGCAACGCGACCTCGACCGCCTCGATCGTCTGCACGATATGGGGATCGTCGCTACCGGCAACCTCGACGACGCTCGCACGCAGCGCGACGTGGCACGCGCGGCCCTCGACGTGGCACGTTTCGACGCGCAGTACGCCTCGATCCACGCGCCGGCAGACGGTGTCGTCCTCGAACGGCTGGCCGAGCCCGCCGAGCTGGTGTCGCCGGGCACGCCGGTGCTGCGCTTCAAGACGGCCACCGAGGGCTGGGTGGTGCGGGTCGGCCTGCCGGACCGCGACGTCGTCCGGGTCCAGCTCGGCGACGCGGCGATGGTGACCTCGCAGGCCTACCCGGGGCGCCACTTCGGCGGCCGGGTGACGCAGATCGCCGGGGCGGCCGCGCCGGCCACCGGAACTTTCGATCTCGAAGTGGCGGTCGATCCCGACGGCGCCACGTTCTATTCCGGCCTGTACGTAGCGATCGACGTCGAGCCGACCCGGCGCGAGCCCGTGGCGATCGTGCCCGTCGACGCCTTTCTCGAAGGAAACGGCGACCGCGGGATCGTGCTCGCCCTGGCGGCGGACGGCAAGACCGCGCGCCGCGTGCCGGTGCAGGTCGCCTTCCTCGACGGCGATCGCGTCGCGTTGCGCGCCGGCCTCGACGGGATCGACCGGGTCGTCACCGACGGCGCCGCCTGGCTGCGCGAGGGTGCCCCCGTGCGCGTGCTGCCGCCCAACGGCGAAGCGGCGAAGCCATGA
- a CDS encoding efflux RND transporter permease subunit, with amino-acid sequence MNLAAFAVRRPQLTLVLFAMLATIGLHSLLNIPRAEDPSFPIPTFVVTAIFPGASAYDVEQLVVDPLEDRYLELDDVDDVKSRSEDGLAVIVIDFEAGADPERKYEEVIRETNVTRPELPEGLARLEVKKVQAHNVAILQFALLSEDAPWRQLEREAERLQDRLETVPGVKKVRTWAYPEAQVRVEIDPARPIPVTRVLQALRGDSATIPGGGVDIGSRRFNVDTGGAFASVEDVADVVIATDGARLVRLGDVARVGWGNAEESYIGRVDGRRAVFVTVEQRDLQNIFAVRDAVLRQVDAFGADLPAGVQIELVHDQSTSVAHRLHGLGRDFVLAIALVLVTLLPLGIRAASIVMVSIPLSLAIGVALLHATGFSINQLSIVGFVIALGLLVDDSIVVTENVTRFLRLGYSRARAAVEATRQIGVAVLGCTATLMLAFLPLLALPGGSGQFARSLPLAVLFTIGASLVVSLTIIPFLASVVLREQGPEGNAVFRAMHHGIERVYRPLLRVALAWPRTTVAVSAVVSVAALAIVPTVGFSLFPKADVPQFLVAIETPQGSSLAETDAAARFAEAVLARHPEVKRVIANVGRGNPQIFYNALPAEEKSNVGELFVLLREYAPQRTPALLNEIRAELAAYPRARLWVKEFQNGPPVDALLAIRVFAPDLDQLRQLAERVEGAIEATDGTRYVNNPLRVAKTDLAVRVDAAQAGRFGIPESEVQSAVRLAIAGVKAGTLRDSRGEEYDVRVTLPQGARPTLAALDRLRIATSNGVPPPLRQLAVLELDSAPPRIDHHDKLRSVTVSADVRLGYNTDRVTRQVMARLADMPWPAATRWEPAGEYEAADESFGGLGTAFLVAAFGILAVLVLEFRTFKSTLIVASVIPLGVMGGLVALLLVGYSLSFTAAIGFIALIGIEVKNSILLVDFTDQLRAQGVGLDEAIERAGQARFFPILLTTLTALGGMLPLALEQSPLYSPLAVVIMGGLISSTVLARLVTPVLYKLLEPVVEMAADEVTPGQPA; translated from the coding sequence ATGAACCTTGCCGCCTTCGCGGTCCGGCGCCCGCAACTGACGCTGGTGCTGTTCGCGATGCTGGCCACGATCGGCCTGCATTCGCTGCTGAACATCCCGCGTGCCGAAGACCCCAGCTTTCCCATCCCGACGTTCGTCGTCACCGCCATCTTCCCGGGCGCCAGCGCCTACGACGTCGAACAACTCGTCGTCGATCCGCTCGAGGACCGCTACCTGGAGCTGGACGACGTCGACGATGTGAAGTCCCGCAGCGAGGACGGCCTTGCCGTCATTGTTATCGACTTCGAGGCCGGTGCCGATCCGGAACGTAAGTACGAGGAAGTGATCCGCGAGACGAATGTGACACGGCCGGAACTCCCCGAAGGCCTCGCTCGTCTCGAGGTCAAGAAGGTCCAGGCGCACAACGTAGCCATTCTGCAGTTTGCGCTGCTGTCCGAGGATGCCCCCTGGCGGCAGCTCGAACGGGAGGCCGAGCGCCTGCAGGACCGCCTCGAGACGGTACCCGGCGTCAAGAAGGTCAGGACGTGGGCGTATCCGGAGGCGCAGGTCCGCGTCGAGATCGACCCGGCGCGCCCGATCCCCGTGACGCGCGTGCTCCAGGCCCTGCGGGGCGACTCCGCGACGATTCCCGGCGGCGGCGTGGACATCGGCAGCCGGCGCTTCAACGTCGACACGGGCGGTGCGTTCGCGTCGGTGGAGGACGTTGCCGACGTGGTGATCGCGACGGACGGGGCCCGTCTGGTGCGCCTTGGCGACGTCGCCCGCGTCGGCTGGGGGAACGCCGAAGAGTCCTACATTGGCCGTGTCGACGGGCGCCGCGCGGTGTTCGTGACCGTCGAGCAGCGCGACCTGCAGAACATCTTCGCGGTGCGGGACGCGGTGCTGCGTCAGGTGGACGCATTTGGTGCCGACCTGCCGGCCGGCGTGCAGATCGAGCTGGTCCACGACCAGTCGACGAGTGTGGCGCACCGGCTGCACGGGCTGGGGCGGGACTTCGTGCTCGCCATCGCGCTGGTACTGGTGACTTTGCTGCCGCTCGGTATCCGCGCTGCGTCGATCGTCATGGTGTCCATTCCGCTGTCGCTGGCGATCGGGGTGGCGCTGCTCCACGCCACGGGGTTCTCGATCAACCAGCTCAGCATCGTCGGGTTCGTGATCGCGCTTGGCCTGCTGGTGGACGACTCCATCGTCGTCACCGAGAACGTCACGCGGTTTCTCCGCCTCGGCTACTCGCGGGCAAGAGCGGCGGTCGAGGCGACGCGCCAGATCGGCGTCGCCGTGCTCGGCTGCACCGCCACGCTCATGCTGGCTTTCCTGCCGCTGCTGGCGCTGCCCGGCGGATCGGGGCAGTTTGCGCGCAGCCTGCCGCTGGCCGTGCTTTTCACGATCGGCGCATCGCTGGTCGTGTCGCTGACCATCATCCCCTTCCTGGCGAGTGTCGTGCTGCGCGAGCAGGGTCCGGAGGGCAACGCCGTCTTCCGTGCCATGCACCACGGCATCGAGCGGGTATACCGGCCCCTGCTGCGCGTCGCTCTTGCCTGGCCGCGCACGACCGTGGCCGTCTCCGCGGTCGTGAGTGTGGCGGCGCTGGCGATCGTGCCGACGGTGGGCTTCAGCCTGTTCCCGAAGGCCGACGTGCCGCAGTTCCTGGTGGCGATCGAAACGCCGCAGGGGAGCTCGCTCGCCGAGACTGACGCGGCGGCGCGATTTGCCGAGGCGGTGCTCGCGCGTCACCCGGAAGTGAAGCGGGTGATCGCCAACGTCGGGCGCGGTAACCCGCAGATCTTCTACAACGCGCTGCCGGCCGAGGAAAAGAGCAATGTCGGCGAGTTGTTCGTGCTATTGCGCGAGTATGCGCCCCAGCGCACGCCGGCACTGCTCAACGAGATCCGCGCGGAGCTGGCGGCGTACCCGCGGGCGCGGCTCTGGGTGAAGGAGTTCCAGAACGGTCCGCCGGTCGATGCGTTGCTCGCCATTCGCGTCTTCGCCCCGGATCTCGACCAGTTGCGGCAGCTAGCCGAACGGGTGGAGGGGGCGATCGAGGCGACGGACGGGACGCGGTACGTGAACAACCCCCTGCGCGTGGCGAAGACCGATCTCGCCGTGCGCGTCGACGCCGCGCAGGCCGGCCGCTTCGGCATTCCCGAGAGCGAGGTGCAGAGCGCCGTCCGCCTGGCGATTGCCGGCGTCAAGGCGGGAACTCTGCGCGACAGCCGGGGCGAAGAGTACGACGTGCGCGTCACCCTGCCGCAGGGGGCACGGCCGACGCTGGCGGCGTTGGATCGGTTGCGGATTGCGACGTCGAACGGCGTCCCGCCGCCGCTGCGGCAGCTCGCCGTACTCGAGCTCGACTCCGCGCCGCCGCGCATCGACCACCACGACAAGCTGCGCAGCGTTACGGTCTCCGCCGACGTGCGCCTCGGCTACAATACGGACCGGGTGACGCGGCAGGTCATGGCGAGGCTGGCGGACATGCCGTGGCCGGCGGCGACGCGATGGGAGCCGGCGGGCGAGTACGAGGCCGCCGACGAGAGCTTCGGCGGCCTCGGCACGGCGTTCCTCGTCGCGGCGTTCGGCATCCTCGCCGTCCTCGTGCTCGAGTTCCGGACGTTCAAGAGCACGCTGATCGTCGCCAGCGTCATCCCGCTCGGCGTCATGGGTGGCCTGGTGGCCCTGCTGCTCGTCGGTTACTCGCTTTCGTTCACGGCGGCGATCGGCTTCATCGCGTTGATCGGCATCGAGGTGAAGAACTCGATCCTGCTCGTCGACTTCACCGACCAGTTGCGGGCGCAGGGGGTCGGCCTCGACGAGGCCATCGAGCGCGCCGGGCAGGCGCGCTTCTTTCCGATCCTGCTGACGACACTCACGGCGCTCGGCGGCATGCTGCCGCTGGCGCTGGAGCAGTCGCCGCTCTATTCGCCGCTCGCCGTCGTGATCATGGGCGGCTTGATCAGCTCGACGGTGCTGGCGCGGCTGGTGACGCCAGTCCTGTACAAGCTGCTCGAGCCGGTGGTGGAGATGGCAGCGGACGAAGTGACGCCGGGCCAGCCGGCGTGA
- a CDS encoding RluA family pseudouridine synthase, giving the protein MRIDVFLARHLPGGSRRTAQRAVADGLVRVNGRRVRKRHTVAAGDLIELAGALLEPPGLQPNAALAVPVLYEDEAVLGLDKPAGMPSHALRAEETETVANFLLARFPETAAGGRALEPGIVHRLDTETSGVLLVARTAQAYVDLRRQFATHRVRKEYVAVVEGTVVAAGAIRTPLAHAAHNRRKMRVASPESPGARRADTRYRPLSHGRGRTLLAVRIRTGVMHQIRVHLASIGHPVVGDVLYGGGRDTGEPGRHLLHAVRVRFDHPTTGEPVVVESPVPAQLEGAICAAQ; this is encoded by the coding sequence ATGCGAATCGATGTTTTCCTGGCGCGCCATCTGCCGGGCGGGTCCCGCCGGACCGCGCAGCGAGCGGTTGCGGACGGCCTCGTGCGCGTTAACGGACGGCGGGTCCGCAAGCGTCATACGGTGGCGGCGGGTGACCTTATAGAACTCGCTGGCGCGCTTTTGGAGCCGCCCGGGTTGCAGCCCAACGCCGCGCTGGCGGTGCCGGTTCTCTACGAAGACGAGGCGGTGCTAGGGCTCGACAAACCGGCGGGTATGCCGTCGCACGCGCTGCGCGCCGAGGAGACGGAGACGGTCGCCAACTTCCTGCTGGCACGTTTTCCCGAGACGGCGGCGGGTGGGCGCGCGTTGGAGCCGGGCATCGTCCACCGGCTCGACACCGAAACCTCAGGCGTGTTGCTGGTGGCGCGGACGGCGCAAGCGTACGTCGATTTGCGCCGGCAATTCGCGACGCATCGGGTTCGCAAGGAGTACGTGGCGGTGGTGGAGGGAACGGTGGTGGCGGCGGGGGCCATCCGCACCCCGCTGGCGCATGCGGCACACAACCGGCGCAAGATGCGCGTCGCGTCGCCCGAGTCGCCCGGGGCGCGTCGCGCCGACACCCGCTATCGACCGCTGTCCCATGGCCGCGGCCGAACCCTGCTTGCGGTGCGAATTCGCACCGGGGTCATGCACCAGATCCGCGTGCACCTGGCGTCAATCGGTCACCCGGTGGTCGGTGACGTGCTTTACGGCGGAGGGCGGGACACCGGGGAGCCGGGCCGGCATCTCCTGCACGCCGTCAGGGTGCGCTTCGACCATCCCACCACCGGCGAGCCGGTGGTGGTGGAAAGCCCCGTCCCGGCGCAACTCGAAGGAGCGATCTGCGCGGCGCAGTGA
- a CDS encoding aminotransferase class V-fold PLP-dependent enzyme, giving the protein MPTKSDWARWRAEFPILERPGIHFNHAGVSPISRRVAAAVAAFAEDWMRLDATMQQPWSARVQAARAGFARLVGARPDEIAFVKNTSEGISLVAAGIEWRPGDNAIAVDGEYPSNVYPWFGLRRWGVETRLVTPRRGRVLVDDVAALADARTRVVSVSFVDWNSGARTALTPLGEWCRSRGILFCVDAIQGVGAVRLDVERDHIDCLAVGGHKWLLAPEGCGYLFVSRRVADKVQSVLHGWKSVTDAETYLPYHFTPRPDAAKFEPGSPAVLGTAALGAAIDLLLEVGPAAIEERIMEITDRLAAGLRARGAEILSPWGAEERSGIVVFRLGDDPQRLCDALTARGVVVRVRGGGIRCAPHFYNDEGDVERFLGGLEGVRA; this is encoded by the coding sequence ATGCCGACAAAGAGCGACTGGGCCAGATGGCGCGCGGAATTCCCGATCCTGGAACGCCCGGGAATCCACTTCAACCACGCCGGCGTTTCGCCGATCTCGCGCCGCGTCGCGGCGGCGGTGGCGGCGTTTGCCGAGGACTGGATGCGCCTCGACGCGACCATGCAGCAGCCGTGGAGCGCGCGCGTGCAGGCGGCCCGCGCCGGTTTCGCTCGCCTCGTCGGCGCCCGGCCGGACGAGATCGCCTTCGTGAAGAACACCTCGGAGGGCATCTCGCTGGTGGCGGCGGGCATCGAGTGGCGCCCCGGCGACAACGCGATTGCCGTCGATGGCGAGTATCCGTCGAACGTCTACCCGTGGTTCGGCCTGCGCCGCTGGGGCGTGGAGACGCGTCTGGTCACGCCGCGCCGGGGACGCGTTCTCGTCGATGACGTCGCCGCGCTCGCCGACGCTCGCACACGCGTCGTGAGCGTTAGTTTCGTCGATTGGAACAGCGGCGCGCGCACGGCGCTGACGCCGCTCGGGGAGTGGTGCCGATCGCGGGGCATTCTGTTCTGTGTCGACGCCATTCAGGGCGTCGGCGCGGTACGGCTCGACGTCGAACGCGATCATATCGACTGCCTTGCGGTCGGCGGCCACAAGTGGCTGCTGGCACCGGAAGGCTGCGGCTATCTGTTCGTTTCGCGCCGCGTCGCGGATAAGGTCCAATCGGTCCTGCACGGCTGGAAGAGCGTCACCGACGCCGAGACGTATCTGCCCTACCACTTCACCCCGCGCCCGGACGCGGCGAAGTTCGAACCCGGCAGTCCGGCCGTGCTCGGTACGGCTGCCCTTGGCGCCGCGATCGATCTGTTGCTCGAGGTGGGCCCCGCCGCCATCGAGGAACGGATCATGGAGATCACCGATCGCCTCGCCGCCGGACTGCGCGCCAGGGGCGCGGAGATCCTCAGCCCGTGGGGCGCCGAAGAACGCTCGGGCATCGTCGTCTTCCGTCTCGGCGACGATCCGCAGCGGCTCTGCGATGCCCTCACCGCCCGCGGCGTCGTCGTCCGGGTCCGCGGCGGCGGCATTCGCTGCGCCCCGCATTTCTACAATGACGAGGGGGACGTGGAGAGGTTTCTTGGAGGGCTTGAGGGTGTGAGGGCGTGA
- a CDS encoding dynamin family protein: MPTSDAIPADSARAYGTLTTRLSETLARTRDALAAHTALVPGGTLADLDALLSDFERRRLRIAVYGEVKAGKSTLVNALAGARLSPVAFDPLTAIPVRITYGPTPTWRAGDRALPSVDALEDLMRSSLTEPTAEHPREVIVETDLDVLGLGGQVDLIDTPGVGADRHFDAVTAEALQGLDAVILVVRYPALFTRFTRHLVETLDADIGKLFVVWNLDAACTELDAAERERHAATLRRQVADAHELCLVDARAAFDAATQGGGNRAGAGGIDALTGTLRGFAGSGERDLTALRQTAKRVGGWLDGTIVNLRERQASLDTALAAARRQLDDAAAAAAAETAAARDAFGTFSAAVEQHRRDIEAAAGSLASELRRELHKERRQWVRTADAVTLDAAVSNAVQRFADRLAESANQSSRAMARAAADYGATAETVAWEPQAPAAGEIAPDDRQQRATTGRFARLRRALWKRWYLAGLTAFEANDLPAFVASAEHWAESAAAATRNAGSAVLDGQLADVGRRAAAEEARIKEATDFVALEAEHTRLVADVPTVTAERDTIQSLAQEALPFLRQNAGSA, translated from the coding sequence ATGCCGACATCCGACGCCATCCCCGCCGACAGCGCCCGTGCCTACGGCACATTGACGACCCGCCTCTCGGAAACCCTCGCGCGCACCCGCGACGCCCTCGCGGCCCACACCGCCCTGGTCCCGGGCGGCACCCTCGCCGATCTCGACGCCCTCCTCTCCGACTTCGAACGCCGCCGCCTGCGCATCGCCGTTTACGGCGAGGTCAAAGCCGGCAAGTCCACGCTCGTGAACGCGCTGGCCGGCGCGCGGCTGTCGCCGGTCGCCTTCGACCCGCTCACAGCTATTCCGGTCCGCATCACCTATGGCCCGACCCCGACGTGGCGCGCCGGCGACCGGGCGCTGCCCAGTGTCGACGCACTCGAAGACCTGATGCGCAGCAGCCTGACCGAGCCCACCGCGGAACATCCGCGCGAGGTGATCGTCGAAACCGATCTCGATGTGCTCGGACTGGGCGGTCAGGTGGACCTCATCGACACCCCGGGCGTCGGCGCCGACCGTCACTTCGACGCGGTCACCGCCGAAGCGCTGCAAGGACTCGACGCCGTCATCCTCGTCGTGCGCTACCCTGCCCTGTTCACCCGGTTCACCCGGCACCTGGTCGAGACGCTCGACGCCGACATCGGCAAGCTCTTCGTCGTCTGGAATCTCGACGCCGCCTGCACGGAACTCGACGCCGCCGAACGCGAGCGCCACGCGGCCACGTTGCGCCGGCAAGTGGCGGATGCTCACGAGCTTTGCCTCGTCGACGCTCGGGCGGCATTCGACGCCGCAACGCAGGGCGGCGGCAACCGTGCAGGAGCCGGCGGTATCGACGCCCTCACCGGGACATTGCGCGGCTTCGCAGGCTCCGGGGAACGCGACCTCACCGCGCTGCGCCAGACGGCCAAACGTGTCGGAGGATGGCTCGACGGCACCATCGTCAACCTGAGGGAGCGGCAAGCGTCGCTGGACACCGCTCTCGCCGCCGCCCGCCGGCAACTCGACGACGCCGCCGCGGCGGCCGCCGCCGAAACCGCGGCGGCACGGGACGCCTTTGGTACGTTCTCCGCCGCGGTCGAACAGCACCGCCGGGACATTGAAGCCGCGGCCGGGTCACTCGCCTCCGAGTTGCGGCGCGAACTGCACAAGGAACGACGTCAATGGGTCCGCACCGCGGACGCCGTCACCCTCGACGCCGCCGTCAGCAACGCCGTCCAGCGCTTCGCCGATCGACTGGCCGAGTCCGCCAACCAGAGTTCGCGCGCCATGGCGAGAGCCGCCGCCGACTACGGCGCCACGGCCGAAACCGTCGCGTGGGAGCCTCAGGCGCCGGCCGCCGGGGAGATCGCTCCCGACGACCGCCAGCAGCGCGCCACCACCGGCCGCTTCGCTCGGCTGCGACGGGCGCTGTGGAAGCGCTGGTATCTCGCGGGCCTGACCGCTTTCGAAGCGAACGACCTCCCGGCGTTCGTCGCATCCGCGGAACACTGGGCGGAGAGTGCGGCGGCGGCGACACGGAACGCGGGGAGCGCGGTCCTGGACGGGCAACTGGCCGACGTCGGCCGCCGGGCCGCCGCCGAGGAGGCCCGGATCAAGGAAGCCACGGATTTCGTCGCCCTGGAGGCCGAGCACACCCGACTCGTGGCCGATGTGCCAACCGTCACCGCAGAGCGGGATACGATCCAGAGTCTCGCTCAGGAAGCCCTGCCGTTCTTACGGCAGAACGCAGGGTCGGCCTGA